The following proteins are co-located in the Sporolactobacillus pectinivorans genome:
- a CDS encoding helix-turn-helix domain-containing protein, which yields MSTGKELRRLRGKKSQQQMAFELGGISREGVSHYENERNKIPPDISSRAMERFDDPDYARAVASEYTAGAWAPALNGPALIRQCSAIQSRALKETEEAYEAMQKAVLDVNPQFLGNFERDDIKRSLDEATEAVAWLNEYMATVCRTYKFSWLKLWAGCQVRLIQRGFLRMVSKKV from the coding sequence ATGTCGACTGGTAAAGAACTTAGGAGATTGAGAGGAAAGAAGTCACAGCAACAAATGGCTTTCGAACTCGGCGGGATCTCAAGAGAGGGCGTTTCCCATTATGAAAACGAGCGGAACAAGATTCCTCCGGACATCTCCAGCCGGGCAATGGAACGGTTTGATGATCCGGACTATGCCCGGGCGGTTGCCAGTGAGTACACCGCGGGGGCATGGGCACCGGCACTCAATGGACCGGCTTTAATCCGGCAGTGTTCAGCCATCCAATCCCGGGCGCTGAAGGAAACGGAGGAAGCGTACGAAGCCATGCAGAAGGCCGTGCTTGATGTGAATCCTCAGTTTCTCGGAAACTTCGAAAGGGACGATATCAAGCGGTCGCTGGATGAGGCAACGGAAGCTGTTGCCTGGCTGAATGAGTATATGGCGACCGTGTGCCGCACTTATAAATTTTCATGGTTGAAGCTATGGGCCGGATGCCAGGTTCGACTGATCCAACGTGGTTTTCTTCGCATGGTGAGTAAAAAAGTCTGA
- a CDS encoding helix-turn-helix domain-containing protein: protein MKDNFLKARRDALELSQQDVANGAKIDRSYYTKIENGLRPSVDVAQRIAKFMNFDWTLFFDQNSVKIAQNNKEQEVI, encoded by the coding sequence TTGAAAGACAATTTTCTTAAGGCTAGGCGCGATGCGCTTGAACTATCTCAGCAGGACGTAGCAAACGGTGCGAAAATAGATCGTTCGTATTACACAAAAATCGAAAATGGTCTTAGACCAAGCGTCGATGTTGCACAAAGGATAGCAAAATTCATGAACTTTGATTGGACACTTTTTTTTGATCAAAACAGTGTAAAAATTGCACAAAATAATAAAGAACAGGAAGTGATCTAA